From Pongo pygmaeus isolate AG05252 chromosome 1, NHGRI_mPonPyg2-v2.0_pri, whole genome shotgun sequence, one genomic window encodes:
- the UFC1 gene encoding ubiquitin-fold modifier-conjugating enzyme 1 yields MADEATRRVVSEIPVLKTNAGPRDRELWVQRLKEEYQSLIRYVENNKNADNDWFRLESNKEGTRWFGKCWYIHDLLKYEFDIEFDIPITYPTTAPEIAVPELDGKTAKMYRGGKICLTDHFKPLWARNVPKFGLAHLMALGLGPWLAVEIPDLIQKGVIQHKEKCNESSH; encoded by the exons ATGGCGGATGAGGCCACGCGACGTGTTGTGTCTGAGATCCCGGTGCTGAAGACTAACGCCGGACCCCGAGATCGTGAGTTGTGGGTGCAGCGACTGAAGGAGGAATATCAGTCCCTTATCCGG TATGTGGAGAACAACAAGAATGCTGACAACGATTGGTTCCGACTGGAGTCCAACAAGGAAGGGACTCG GTGGTTTGGAAAATGCTGGTATATCCATGACCTCCTGAAATATGAGTTTGACATCGAGTTTGAC ATTCCTATCACATATCCTACTACTGCCCCAGAAATTGCAGTTCCTGAGCTGGATGGAAAGACAGCAAAGATGTACAG GGGTGGCAAAATATGCCTGACGGATCATTTCAAACCTTTGTGGGCCAGGAATGTGCCCAAATTTGGACTAGCTCATCTCATGGCTCTAGGG CTGGGTCCATGGCTGGCAGTGGAAATCCCTGATCTGATTCAGAAGGGCGTCATCCAACACAAAGAGAAATGCAACGAATCAAGCCATTGA
- the PPOX gene encoding protoporphyrinogen oxidase isoform X2, giving the protein MRLCTVLPSAALDLSPSLTLKVASLAMDSLCRGVFAGNSRELSIRSCFPSLFQAEQTHRSILLGLLLGSGRTPQPDSALIRQALAERWSQWSLRGGLEMLPQALETHLTSRGVSVLRGQPVCGLSLQAEGRWKVSLRDSSLEADHVISAIPASVLSELLPAEAAPLARALSAITAVSVAVVNLQYRGAHLPVQGFGHLVPSSEDPAVLGIVYDSVAFPEQDGSPPGLRVTVMLGGSWLQTLEASGCVLSQELFQQRAQEAAATQLGLKEMPSHCLVHLHKNCIPQYTLGHWQKLESARQFLTAHRLPLTLAGASYEGVAVNDCIESGRQAAVSVLGTEPKS; this is encoded by the exons ATGAGACTGTGCACAGTTTTGCCCAGCGCCGCCTTGGACCTGAG TCCTAGTCTCACCCTTAAGGTGGCGTCTCTAGCCATGGACAGTCTCTGCCGTGGAGTGTTTGCAGGCAACAGCCGTGAGCTCAGCATCAGGTCCTGCTTTCCCAGTCTCTTCCAAGCTGAGCAAACCCATCGTTCCATATTACTGGGCCTGCTGCTGGGGTCAG GGCGGACCCCACAGCCAGACTCAGCACTCATTCGCCAGGCCTTGGCTGAGCGCTGGAGCCAGTGGTCACTTCGTGGAGGTCTAGAGATGTTGCCTCAGGCCCTTGAAACCCACCTGACTAGTAGGGGGGTCAGTGTTCTCAGAGGCCAGCCGGTCTGTGGGCTCAGCCTCCAGGCAGAAGGGCGCTGGAAG GTATCTCTAAGGGACAGCAGTCTGGAGGCTGACCACGTTATTAGTGCCATTCCAGCTTCAG TGCTCAGTGAGCTGCTCCCTGCTGAGGCTGCCCCTCTGGCTCGTGCCCTGAGTGCCATCACTGCAGTGTCTGTAGCTGTGGTGAATCTGCAGTACCGAGGAGCCCATCTGCCTGTCCAG GGATTTGGACATTTGGTGCCATCTTCAGAAGATCCAGCTGTCCTGGGAATCGTGTATGACTCAGTTGCTTTCCCTGAGCAGGATGGGAGCCCCCCTGGCCTCAGAGTGACT GTGATGCTGGGAGGTTCCTGGTTACAGACACTGGAGGCGAGCGGCTGTGTCTTATCTCAGGAGCTGTTTCAACAGCGGGCCCAGGAAGCAGCTGCTACACAATTAGGACTGAAGGAGATGCCGAGCCACTGCTTGGTCCATCTACACAAG aACTGCATCCCCCAGTATACACTAGGTCACTGGCAAAAACTAG AGTCAGCTAGGCAATTCCTGACTGCTCACAGGTTGCCCCTGACTCTGGCTGGAGCCTCCTATGAGGGGGTTGCTGTTAATGACTGTATAGAGAGTGGCCGCCAGGCAGCAGTCAGTGTCCTGGGCACAGAACCTAAGAGCTGA
- the USP21 gene encoding ubiquitin carboxyl-terminal hydrolase 21 isoform X3, translating to MAGCGGAQKEDCSRPERTLSTKVQPVVSTMPQASEHRLGRTREPPVNIQPRVGSKLPFAPRARSKERRNPASGPNPMLRPLPPRPGPPDERLKKLELGRGRTSGPRPRGPLRADHGVPLPGSPPPTVALPLPSRTNLARSKSVSSGDLRPMGIALGGHRGTGELGAALSRLALRPEPPTLRRSTSLRRLGGFPGPPTLFSIRTEPPASHGSFHMISTRSSEPFYSDDKMAHHTLLLGSGHVGLRNLGNTCFLNAVLQCLSSTRPLRDFCLRRDFRQEVPGGGRAQELTEAFADVIGALWHPDSCEAVNPTRFRAVFQKYVPSFSGYSQQDAQEFLKLLMERLHLEINRRGRRAPPILANGPVPSPPRRGGALLEEPELSDDDRANLMWKRYLEREDSKIVDLFVGQLKSCLKCQACGYRSTTFEVFCDLSLPIPKKGFAGGKVSLRDCFNLFTKEEELESENAPVCDRCRQKTRSTKKLTVQRFPRILVLHILIFRFLLLLGYLPYILFPHPPCFQRIEFSLGKVCHPLFHKLLPVCREWGEDSFQDRRSPPQRPTASQMLLNQGLDLNRFSASRGSIKKSSVGVDFPLQRLSLGDFASDKAGSPVYQLYALCNHSGSVHYGHYTALCRCQTGWHVYNDSRVSPVSENQVASSEGYVLFYQLMQEPPRCL from the exons ATGGCGGGGTGTGGGGGGGCGCAGAAGGAAGACTGCTCCAGACCCGAGAGGACACTCTCCACAAAG GTCCAGCCTGTGGTGTCCACAATGCCCCAGGCCTCTGAGCACCGCCTGGGCCGGACCCGAGAGCCACCTGTTAATATCCAGCCCCGAGTGGGATCCAAGCTACCATTTGCACCCAGGGCCCGCAGCAAGGAGCGCAGAAACCCAGCCTCTGGGCCAAACCCCATGTtacgacctctgcctccccggccAGGTCCCCCTGATGAACGGCTCAAGAAACTGGAGCTGGGACGGGGACGGACCTCAGGCCCTCGTCCCAGAGGCCCCCTTCGAGCAGATCATGGGGTTCCCCTGCCTGGCTCACCACCCCCAACAGTGGCTTTGCCTCTCCCATCTCGGACCAACTTAGCCCGTTCCAAGTCTGTGAGCAGTGGGGACTTGCGTCCAATGGGGATTGCCTTGGGAGGGCACCGTGGCACCGGAGAGCTTGGGGCTGCACTGAGCCGCTTGGCCCTCCGGCCTGAGCCACCCACTTTGAGACGTAGCACTTCTCTCCGCCGCCTAGGGGGCTTTCCTGGACCCCCTACCCTGTTCAGCATACGGACAGAGCCCCCTGCTTCCCATGGCTCCTTCCACATGATATCCACCCGGTCCTCTGAGCCTTTCTACTCTGATGACAAGATG GCTCATCACACACTGCTTCTGGGCTCTGGTCATGTTGGCCTTCGAAACCTGGGAAACACG TGCTTCCTGAATGCTGTGCTGCAGTGTCTGAGCAGCACTCGACCTCTTCGGGACTTCTGTCTGAGAAGGGACTTCCGGCAAGAGGTGCCTGGAGGAGGCCGAGCCCAAGAGCTCACTGAAG cctttgcagatgtgattggTGCCCTCTGGCACCCTGACTCCTGCGAAGCTGTGAATCCTACTCGATTCCGAGCTGTCTTCCAGAAATATGTTCCCTCCTTCTCTGGATACAG CCAGCAGGATGCCCAAGAGTTCCTGAAGCTCCTCATGGAGCGGCTACACCTGGAAATCAACCGCCGAGGCCGCCGGGCTCCACCAATACTTGCCAATGGTCCAGTTCCCTCTCCACCCCGCCGAGGAGGGGCTCTGCTAGAAGAACCTGAGTTAAG TGATGATGACCGAGCCAACCTAATGTGGAAACGTTACCTGGAACGAGAGGACAGCAAGATTGTGG acctgtTTGTGGGCCAGTTGAAAAGTTGTCTCAAGTGCCAGGCCTGTGGGTATCGCTCCACGACCTTCGAGGTTTTTTGTGACCTGTCCCTGCCCATCCCCAAG AAAGGATTTGCTGGGGGCAAGGTGTCTCTGCGGGATTGTTTCAACCTTTTCACTAAGGAAGAAGAGCTAGAGTCGGAGAATGCCCCA GTGTGTGACCGATGTCGGCAGAAAACTCGAAGTACCAAAAAGTTGACAGTACAAAGATTCCCTCGAATCCTCGTGCTCCATATCCTAATCTTCAGATTCTTACTTCTCTTAGGATACCTCCCATACATTCTCTTTCCTCACCCTCCATGTTTCCAGAGAATTGAATTTTCCTTAGGAAAAGTCTGCCACCCACTTTTCCACAAGCTGCTCCCAGTGTGTCgggagtggggagaggacagCTTTCAGGATAGAAGAAGTCCCCCTCAGAGGCCCACTGCCTCCCAAATGCTCCTTAACCAGGGCTTAGATCTGAATCGATTTTCTGCCTCCCGAGGCTCCATCAAAAAAAGTTCAGTAGGTGTAGACTTTCCACTGCAGCGACTGAGCCTAGGGGACTTTGCCAGTGACAAAGCCG GAAGTCCTGTATACCAGCTGTATGCCCTTTGCAACCACTCAGGCAGCGTCCACTATGGCCACTACACAGCCCTGTGCCGGTGCCAGACTGGTTGGCATGTCTACAATGACTCTCG TGTCTCCCCTGTCAGTGAAAACCAGGTGGCATCCAGCGAGGGCTACGTGCTGTTCTACCAACTGATGCAGGAGCCACCCCGGTGCCTGTGA
- the USP21 gene encoding ubiquitin carboxyl-terminal hydrolase 21 isoform X2, giving the protein MISTRSSEPFYSDDKMAHHTLLLGSGHVGLRNLGNTCFLNAVLQCLSSTRPLRDFCLRRDFRQEVPGGGRAQELTEAFADVIGALWHPDSCEAVNPTRFRAVFQKYVPSFSGYSQQDAQEFLKLLMERLHLEINRRGRRAPPILANGPVPSPPRRGGALLEEPELSDDDRANLMWKRYLEREDSKIVDLFVGQLKSCLKCQACGYRSTTFEVFCDLSLPIPKKGFAGGKVSLRDCFNLFTKEEELESENAPVCDRCRQKTRSTKKLTVQRFPRILVLHILIFRFLLLLGYLPYILFPHPPCFQRIEFSLGKVCHPLFHKLLPVCREWGEDSFQDRRSPPQRPTASQMLLNQGLDLNRFSASRGSIKKSSVGVDFPLQRLSLGDFASDKAGSPVYQLYALCNHSGSVHYGHYTALCRCQTGWHVYNDSRVSPVSENQVASSEGYVLFYQLMQEPPRCL; this is encoded by the exons ATGATATCCACCCGGTCCTCTGAGCCTTTCTACTCTGATGACAAGATG GCTCATCACACACTGCTTCTGGGCTCTGGTCATGTTGGCCTTCGAAACCTGGGAAACACG TGCTTCCTGAATGCTGTGCTGCAGTGTCTGAGCAGCACTCGACCTCTTCGGGACTTCTGTCTGAGAAGGGACTTCCGGCAAGAGGTGCCTGGAGGAGGCCGAGCCCAAGAGCTCACTGAAG cctttgcagatgtgattggTGCCCTCTGGCACCCTGACTCCTGCGAAGCTGTGAATCCTACTCGATTCCGAGCTGTCTTCCAGAAATATGTTCCCTCCTTCTCTGGATACAG CCAGCAGGATGCCCAAGAGTTCCTGAAGCTCCTCATGGAGCGGCTACACCTGGAAATCAACCGCCGAGGCCGCCGGGCTCCACCAATACTTGCCAATGGTCCAGTTCCCTCTCCACCCCGCCGAGGAGGGGCTCTGCTAGAAGAACCTGAGTTAAG TGATGATGACCGAGCCAACCTAATGTGGAAACGTTACCTGGAACGAGAGGACAGCAAGATTGTGG acctgtTTGTGGGCCAGTTGAAAAGTTGTCTCAAGTGCCAGGCCTGTGGGTATCGCTCCACGACCTTCGAGGTTTTTTGTGACCTGTCCCTGCCCATCCCCAAG AAAGGATTTGCTGGGGGCAAGGTGTCTCTGCGGGATTGTTTCAACCTTTTCACTAAGGAAGAAGAGCTAGAGTCGGAGAATGCCCCA GTGTGTGACCGATGTCGGCAGAAAACTCGAAGTACCAAAAAGTTGACAGTACAAAGATTCCCTCGAATCCTCGTGCTCCATATCCTAATCTTCAGATTCTTACTTCTCTTAGGATACCTCCCATACATTCTCTTTCCTCACCCTCCATGTTTCCAGAGAATTGAATTTTCCTTAGGAAAAGTCTGCCACCCACTTTTCCACAAGCTGCTCCCAGTGTGTCgggagtggggagaggacagCTTTCAGGATAGAAGAAGTCCCCCTCAGAGGCCCACTGCCTCCCAAATGCTCCTTAACCAGGGCTTAGATCTGAATCGATTTTCTGCCTCCCGAGGCTCCATCAAAAAAAGTTCAGTAGGTGTAGACTTTCCACTGCAGCGACTGAGCCTAGGGGACTTTGCCAGTGACAAAGCCG GAAGTCCTGTATACCAGCTGTATGCCCTTTGCAACCACTCAGGCAGCGTCCACTATGGCCACTACACAGCCCTGTGCCGGTGCCAGACTGGTTGGCATGTCTACAATGACTCTCG TGTCTCCCCTGTCAGTGAAAACCAGGTGGCATCCAGCGAGGGCTACGTGCTGTTCTACCAACTGATGCAGGAGCCACCCCGGTGCCTGTGA
- the PPOX gene encoding protoporphyrinogen oxidase isoform X1 produces MGRTVVVLGGGISGLAASYHLSRAPCPPKVVLVESSERLGGWIRSVRGPNGAIFELGPRGIRPAGALGAQTLLLVSELGLDSEVLPVRGDHPAAQNRFLYVGGALHALPTGLRGLLRPSPPFSKPLFWAGLRELTKPRGKDPDETVHSFAQRRLGPEVASLAMDSLCRGVFAGNSRELSIRSCFPSLFQAEQTHRSILLGLLLGSGRTPQPDSALIRQALAERWSQWSLRGGLEMLPQALETHLTSRGVSVLRGQPVCGLSLQAEGRWKVSLRDSSLEADHVISAIPASVLSELLPAEAAPLARALSAITAVSVAVVNLQYRGAHLPVQGFGHLVPSSEDPAVLGIVYDSVAFPEQDGSPPGLRVTVMLGGSWLQTLEASGCVLSQELFQQRAQEAAATQLGLKEMPSHCLVHLHKNCIPQYTLGHWQKLESARQFLTAHRLPLTLAGASYEGVAVNDCIESGRQAAVSVLGTEPKS; encoded by the exons ATGGGCCGGACCGTGGTCGTGCTGGGCGGAGGCATCAGCGGCTTGGCCGCCAGTTACCACCTGAGCCGGGCCCCCTGCCCCCCTAAG GTGGTCCTGGTGGAGAGCAGTGAGCGTCTGGGAGGCTGGATTCGCTCCGTTCGAGGCCCGAATGGTGCTATCTTTGAGCTTGGACCTCGGGGAATTAGGCCAGCGGGAGCCCTAGGGGCCCAGACCTTGCTCCTG GTTTCTGAGCTTGGCTTGGATTCAGAAGTGCTGCCTGTCCGGGGAGACCACCCAGCTGCCCAGAACAGGTTCCTCTACGTGGGCGGTGCCCTGCATGCCCTACCCACTGGCCTCAG GGGGCTACTCCGCCCTTCACCCCCCTTCTCCAAACCTCTGTTTTGGGCTGGGCTGAGGGAGCTGACCAAGCCCCGGGGCAAAGATCCTGATGAGACTGTGCACAGTTTTGCCCAGCGCCGCCTTGGACCTGAG GTGGCGTCTCTAGCCATGGACAGTCTCTGCCGTGGAGTGTTTGCAGGCAACAGCCGTGAGCTCAGCATCAGGTCCTGCTTTCCCAGTCTCTTCCAAGCTGAGCAAACCCATCGTTCCATATTACTGGGCCTGCTGCTGGGGTCAG GGCGGACCCCACAGCCAGACTCAGCACTCATTCGCCAGGCCTTGGCTGAGCGCTGGAGCCAGTGGTCACTTCGTGGAGGTCTAGAGATGTTGCCTCAGGCCCTTGAAACCCACCTGACTAGTAGGGGGGTCAGTGTTCTCAGAGGCCAGCCGGTCTGTGGGCTCAGCCTCCAGGCAGAAGGGCGCTGGAAG GTATCTCTAAGGGACAGCAGTCTGGAGGCTGACCACGTTATTAGTGCCATTCCAGCTTCAG TGCTCAGTGAGCTGCTCCCTGCTGAGGCTGCCCCTCTGGCTCGTGCCCTGAGTGCCATCACTGCAGTGTCTGTAGCTGTGGTGAATCTGCAGTACCGAGGAGCCCATCTGCCTGTCCAG GGATTTGGACATTTGGTGCCATCTTCAGAAGATCCAGCTGTCCTGGGAATCGTGTATGACTCAGTTGCTTTCCCTGAGCAGGATGGGAGCCCCCCTGGCCTCAGAGTGACT GTGATGCTGGGAGGTTCCTGGTTACAGACACTGGAGGCGAGCGGCTGTGTCTTATCTCAGGAGCTGTTTCAACAGCGGGCCCAGGAAGCAGCTGCTACACAATTAGGACTGAAGGAGATGCCGAGCCACTGCTTGGTCCATCTACACAAG aACTGCATCCCCCAGTATACACTAGGTCACTGGCAAAAACTAG AGTCAGCTAGGCAATTCCTGACTGCTCACAGGTTGCCCCTGACTCTGGCTGGAGCCTCCTATGAGGGGGTTGCTGTTAATGACTGTATAGAGAGTGGCCGCCAGGCAGCAGTCAGTGTCCTGGGCACAGAACCTAAGAGCTGA
- the USP21 gene encoding ubiquitin carboxyl-terminal hydrolase 21 isoform X1 encodes MPQASEHRLGRTREPPVNIQPRVGSKLPFAPRARSKERRNPASGPNPMLRPLPPRPGPPDERLKKLELGRGRTSGPRPRGPLRADHGVPLPGSPPPTVALPLPSRTNLARSKSVSSGDLRPMGIALGGHRGTGELGAALSRLALRPEPPTLRRSTSLRRLGGFPGPPTLFSIRTEPPASHGSFHMISTRSSEPFYSDDKMAHHTLLLGSGHVGLRNLGNTCFLNAVLQCLSSTRPLRDFCLRRDFRQEVPGGGRAQELTEAFADVIGALWHPDSCEAVNPTRFRAVFQKYVPSFSGYSQQDAQEFLKLLMERLHLEINRRGRRAPPILANGPVPSPPRRGGALLEEPELSDDDRANLMWKRYLEREDSKIVDLFVGQLKSCLKCQACGYRSTTFEVFCDLSLPIPKKGFAGGKVSLRDCFNLFTKEEELESENAPVCDRCRQKTRSTKKLTVQRFPRILVLHILIFRFLLLLGYLPYILFPHPPCFQRIEFSLGKVCHPLFHKLLPVCREWGEDSFQDRRSPPQRPTASQMLLNQGLDLNRFSASRGSIKKSSVGVDFPLQRLSLGDFASDKAGSPVYQLYALCNHSGSVHYGHYTALCRCQTGWHVYNDSRVSPVSENQVASSEGYVLFYQLMQEPPRCL; translated from the exons ATGCCCCAGGCCTCTGAGCACCGCCTGGGCCGGACCCGAGAGCCACCTGTTAATATCCAGCCCCGAGTGGGATCCAAGCTACCATTTGCACCCAGGGCCCGCAGCAAGGAGCGCAGAAACCCAGCCTCTGGGCCAAACCCCATGTtacgacctctgcctccccggccAGGTCCCCCTGATGAACGGCTCAAGAAACTGGAGCTGGGACGGGGACGGACCTCAGGCCCTCGTCCCAGAGGCCCCCTTCGAGCAGATCATGGGGTTCCCCTGCCTGGCTCACCACCCCCAACAGTGGCTTTGCCTCTCCCATCTCGGACCAACTTAGCCCGTTCCAAGTCTGTGAGCAGTGGGGACTTGCGTCCAATGGGGATTGCCTTGGGAGGGCACCGTGGCACCGGAGAGCTTGGGGCTGCACTGAGCCGCTTGGCCCTCCGGCCTGAGCCACCCACTTTGAGACGTAGCACTTCTCTCCGCCGCCTAGGGGGCTTTCCTGGACCCCCTACCCTGTTCAGCATACGGACAGAGCCCCCTGCTTCCCATGGCTCCTTCCACATGATATCCACCCGGTCCTCTGAGCCTTTCTACTCTGATGACAAGATG GCTCATCACACACTGCTTCTGGGCTCTGGTCATGTTGGCCTTCGAAACCTGGGAAACACG TGCTTCCTGAATGCTGTGCTGCAGTGTCTGAGCAGCACTCGACCTCTTCGGGACTTCTGTCTGAGAAGGGACTTCCGGCAAGAGGTGCCTGGAGGAGGCCGAGCCCAAGAGCTCACTGAAG cctttgcagatgtgattggTGCCCTCTGGCACCCTGACTCCTGCGAAGCTGTGAATCCTACTCGATTCCGAGCTGTCTTCCAGAAATATGTTCCCTCCTTCTCTGGATACAG CCAGCAGGATGCCCAAGAGTTCCTGAAGCTCCTCATGGAGCGGCTACACCTGGAAATCAACCGCCGAGGCCGCCGGGCTCCACCAATACTTGCCAATGGTCCAGTTCCCTCTCCACCCCGCCGAGGAGGGGCTCTGCTAGAAGAACCTGAGTTAAG TGATGATGACCGAGCCAACCTAATGTGGAAACGTTACCTGGAACGAGAGGACAGCAAGATTGTGG acctgtTTGTGGGCCAGTTGAAAAGTTGTCTCAAGTGCCAGGCCTGTGGGTATCGCTCCACGACCTTCGAGGTTTTTTGTGACCTGTCCCTGCCCATCCCCAAG AAAGGATTTGCTGGGGGCAAGGTGTCTCTGCGGGATTGTTTCAACCTTTTCACTAAGGAAGAAGAGCTAGAGTCGGAGAATGCCCCA GTGTGTGACCGATGTCGGCAGAAAACTCGAAGTACCAAAAAGTTGACAGTACAAAGATTCCCTCGAATCCTCGTGCTCCATATCCTAATCTTCAGATTCTTACTTCTCTTAGGATACCTCCCATACATTCTCTTTCCTCACCCTCCATGTTTCCAGAGAATTGAATTTTCCTTAGGAAAAGTCTGCCACCCACTTTTCCACAAGCTGCTCCCAGTGTGTCgggagtggggagaggacagCTTTCAGGATAGAAGAAGTCCCCCTCAGAGGCCCACTGCCTCCCAAATGCTCCTTAACCAGGGCTTAGATCTGAATCGATTTTCTGCCTCCCGAGGCTCCATCAAAAAAAGTTCAGTAGGTGTAGACTTTCCACTGCAGCGACTGAGCCTAGGGGACTTTGCCAGTGACAAAGCCG GAAGTCCTGTATACCAGCTGTATGCCCTTTGCAACCACTCAGGCAGCGTCCACTATGGCCACTACACAGCCCTGTGCCGGTGCCAGACTGGTTGGCATGTCTACAATGACTCTCG TGTCTCCCCTGTCAGTGAAAACCAGGTGGCATCCAGCGAGGGCTACGTGCTGTTCTACCAACTGATGCAGGAGCCACCCCGGTGCCTGTGA
- the B4GALT3 gene encoding beta-1,4-galactosyltransferase 3, with protein sequence MLRRLLERPCTLALLVGSQLAVMMYLSLGGFRSLSALFGRDQGPTFDYSHPRDVYSNLSHLPGAPGGPPAPQGLPYCPERSPLLVGPVSVSFSPVPSLAEIVERNPRVEPGGRYRPAGCEPRSRTAIIVPHRAREHHLRLLLYHLHPFLQRQQLAYGIYVIHQAGNGTFNRAKLLNVGVREALRDEEWDCLFLHDVDLLPENDHNLYVCDPRGPRHVAVAMNKFGYSLPYPQYFGGVSALTPDQYLKMNGFPNEYWGWGGEDDDIATRVRLAGMKISRPPTSVGHYKMVKHRGDKGNEENPHRFDLLVRTQNSWTQDGMNSLTYQLLARELGPLYTNITADIGTDPRGPRAPSGPRYPPGSSQAFRQEMLQRRPPARPGPPPTANHTALRGSH encoded by the exons ATGTTGCGGAGGCTGCTGGAGCGGCCTTGCACGCTGGCCCTGCTTGTGGGCTCCCAGCTGGCTGTCATGATGTACCTGTCACTGGGGGGCTTCCGAAGTCTCAGTGCCCTATTTGGCCGAGATCAGGGGCCGACATTTGACTATTCTCACCCTCGTGATGTCTACAGTAACCTCAGTCACCTGCCTGGGGCCCCAGGGGGTCCTCCAGCTCCTCAAGGTCTGCCCTACTGTCCAGAACGATCTCCTCTCTTAG TGGGTCCTGTGTCGGTGTCCTTTAGCCCAGTGCCATCACTGGCAGAGATTGTGGAGCGGAATCCCCGGGTAGAACCAGGGGGCCGGTACCGCCCTGCAGGTTGTGAGCCCCGCTCCCGAACAGCCATCATTGTGCCTCATCGTGCCCGGGAGCACCACCTGCGCCTGCTGCTCTACCACCTGCACCCCTTCTTGCAGCGCCAGCAGCTTGCTTATGGCATCTATGTCATCCACCAG GCTGGAAATGGAACATTTAACAGGGCAAAACTGTTGAACGTTGGGGTGCGAGAGGCCCTGCGTGATGAAGAGTGGGATTGCCTGTTCTTGCATGATGTGGACCTCTTGCCAGAAAATGACCACAATCTGTATGTGTGTGACCCCCGGGGACCCCGCCATGTTGCCGTTGCTATGAACAAGTTTGGATACAG CCTCCCGTACCCCCAGTACTTCGGAGGAGTCTCGGCGCTTACTCCTGACCAGTACCTGAAGATGAATGGCTTCCCCAATGAATACTGGGGCTGGGGTGGTGAGGATGATGACATTGCTACCAG GGTGCGCCTGGCTGGGATGAAGATCTCTCGGCCCCCCACATCTGTAGGACACTATAAGATGGTGAAGCACCGAGGAGATAAGGGCAACGAGGAAAATCCCCACAG ATTTGACCTCCTGGTCCGTACCCAGAATTCCTGGACGCAAGATGGGATGAACTCACTGACATACCAATTGCTGGCTCGAGAGTTGGGGCCTCTTTATACCAACATCACAGCAGACATTGGGACTGACCCTCGGGGTCCTCGGGCTCCTTCTGGGCCCCGTTACCCACCTGGTTCCTCCCAAGCCTTCCGTCAAGAAATGCTGCAACGCCGGCCCCCAGCCAGGCCTGGGCCTCCACCTACTGCCAACCACACAGCCCTCCGAGGTTCACATTAA